A window of Hyalangium minutum genomic DNA:
AGCGCGTCGCGCACCAGGCGCTTGGACAGCCGGTATTTGCCTACCAGCACGCTGGCCACCGCGGCCAGCCGCTCCCCAAAGGCGCTCGTCACCTCCGGCGGCAGGGGGGCCCGCGTGGCACTGCCGCACCCCGCGCACTCCAACTGGTGGCAGCGGTACTCCGTCACCACCGCCGCTACTGGCGGCAGTTCCACAACCTGGTGGCGCTCAGGCGTGGTGTCTTTCCCGCTTAGCCTCCTCTGGCAGCGCTGGCATCTGCTAGGCACCAAATCCACGAAGTGCTGCACCTGCTCGGGTGGCACCAAGGCCCGCTCGTGCTTCTTGTGGCCGGGCTGTCCACCGGGGCGTCGGCCTCTGCTGGGCTTCTGCAGGGGACGCACTGTGCCGGGCGGATCACTCGAGGGAGGCTTCGAGCTGTTGGTCGAGTTCTGCTCCAAGCGCGAGCGCAACTGCGCATTCTCCTCCTCCAACTGCCTTATCCGCTCCAACGCTGCCGCCAGCAGCGCCTGAAGCTGAAGTACCTGGGCTTCTAATGACTCGGAGGAACTCACTCAGCAGGTAGAACACGGCACGGCCTACCTGCTCAATAGGGTTCTACTCCGGCTGCTCTCTCCCCAACCAAGTCCCTCCCGGTGAACGGTTACAGTTCAACATGCCCCGGAAAACGACTCCCATACGACGGATCTAAAGCATGATGTGGGGCATCCCGGCTCAGATGCGGCCAATGTTCCCCCAAGCGGAGGAGGCGAGAGCGGGGAGTGAGGCAGCGGCCAGGAAGGAGCGGATGAAGCAGAGGACGCCGCGAGTGGATTGGGCAGAGTTGCTGAAGAGGACGTTCGACTTCGACGTGTTCGCCTGCGTCAGGTGTGGAGGCAGGCGGCGGGTCTTGGCGTATGTGAAGGCAGGCAGGGGAGTGCGAGCGATACGGGAGCACCTGGGCTTGCCCACGGCAGGTGTGAGCCTGGCCCCGGCGCAAGAATCAATCCAGGCCGCGGGGTGTTAAGGCTCACCCCTCCCCAGAGCCAAAAGGCCCAGTCCCCTACCGCGCCCCCCATGGGAGGGCGGCCTGGGCAGGCGTGTACCTCAAGGGGCTGCGCGGCCTGTCCACCGACCGGGCGCACTGCTCGGGCGGCACCTGTCAGCGGTCCTCCTCGGCACCTCCGCTCCAGTCCTCACCCGCAACATGGCCTCTATCCTGCCTATACGCGCGGCTGATTCCGTAGCGCTGCCCATGGGCCGGGGCACGATTTCTCGCTCTGTGCGACATGATCACCGACACTCTCCGGCCGCTACAAGGCAAAGGACGGTCGGCCATGGGGACCACTTTCGTCAACCACCACATCTACCAAGAGGGAGACGCCTACGGGCTCGTGTACGCGCTGCTGCTGAGCCGGGCCAAGCTGGGCGATCCGATGAGGGGGCTCCTGTGGGTGGACGAGGGGCTGTACGACGACGGAATCGACCCCTTGCTCAAGAAGGCCGTCGACTACAAGCGGAAGGTCGATGGGCGGCTGGGCTACTTCTCGTCATTCGGCCTGCTCGACAGCGAACTCTGCATCGTCCGCTGCCGCTTCGAGAAGGACGTCGATCTCGTGGAGTTCCATGAGGAGCCAGGCTCCCTCCTGGTGATCGCGGACAAGGACTTCTTCAACAGCAACCCCCGCCTCCTGTCGCGCTTCCTCACCACGAAGGAGAACCCCATCGGCGGCTGGCTCGAGGAGAAGGAAGCGGCGCTGGCCCTCAAAGTGGATGAGCGCTCGCTCGAGCATGCGGCGGCGGTTCTCGGCATCTCACTGTCGGGCAGGGTGTCGTGGTCGAACGCCGAGCGGTTGCGTGGCTTCCTCCGCGTACACTCCTTCTACAAGGAGGCGGCTCTTGACGTCATGGAGGTGGGGCTCGTCGCCCGCCGCCGTCAGGAGTTCTCGGATGCCGTCATGAAGGCGTTCCACGGTGGCAAGGGGCAGATCGCCTTCGCTTACATCGATGCCTCGACGAACTACGTCCTGAGCTGCGTGGACAAGAAAGGCTTCGCGCCAGTGGTGAGCGCGCTCCGGCTGGAGATCCTCAACGCCACCAGCAAGTTTTCCCAGGCGAACGAAAAGTTCATCTCGACCTTCGTCGAGGATCTGGAGTTGCGCAAGGGCGGAGTCCGAGAGGCCACGCCCGTCCTGGTGCTGTTCTGGATCCGCGGCGCGAAGCCCGACGAGGAGCGCGCCATCCTCGCGGACTTCGGCCTCGGGCAGGAGAGAACGAGCCCCGGCAAGCCGCAGCACCATACCAACTTCACGCTCTACAAGCAGGTCAGGCAGATCGTCTCCGACATGGCGGCCGAGCTGAACGCGCCGATCCGGTTCATCCCCATCGGCGACGAGCTCAAGGAAGAGCTCGGGAAGCTGTCGGCCCCGATCTCCTCGAGAGCGATGGCGAGGGGCGAGGACCTCTCCATGGGCCAGAACGCGCTCGAGCACACGGCGATGGTCCTCGGCATCTCGCTCTACGAGAACCTCTCGTCGGAGGATCGGACGCGGATCCAGAGCTACCTCCTGCACCACTACGGAATCTCTGAGAAGAAGAGCGACGAGATGTTGACGCTCTCGTACCGCAAGAGCCCATCGTCCCATAACTTGATCCGGTTCTGGGAGCGCGAGCCCTTCAAGGGCCAGCCGATGGGGGCTCAGATCAACTTCCTGCTCAACCTCTCCCTCCGCTATCCGGTGATCCAGATCGGCATGCGCAGCGGCTCGATGGAGCGCCTGATGTACCTCGGCGTGCCGACGATCTACTTCGACCGCACGCAGTCGGAAGACGACCTCCAGAACCCGGTAGGGGCGACGCGGATCAAGCAGCTCTGTGGGTTCCAGGGCCGCTCGCTGCAAGAGCTCATGGCCTACCTGATCCGGCTCAATGCGTCGCTGGATGGCGGGGGCCGCGGAACCACCAAGGGGTTCCCGCTGTTCTTCCAGATCGAGAACCGGGACACCGGCTTCCTCCGGTACTCCGCGCTCCAGAACACCACCGTCAGCCGCACCATCGAGCGGATCGCCGGGAGCGAGACCCTGAGCGAGTACAACAGTTTCAAGCAGGCGCTGCTGCAGAAGAAGTACCTCACGTCGAAGCTCTCCGAGTTGGCACGGTCACTCCTTCATCTCGGCGGACTCGTCGACGAGGAGGAGCAGAAGATGCGCGCCTTGGTCTGGTTCATCGTGTTCGCCTACCCACGGTATGCGAGCCGCTTCCCCAACACGGGCATCACCGCGAAGCTCAAGCTCTTTGGGAAGATCGGCGACACCCAGAAGTTCTTCCAGCAGTCCAGTCACAAGGAGAAGTCGCTGGAGCAGCTCAAGCAAGCGTTCCGCGCGGACAAGAAGGTCTCCAAGACCGCTCCCGAGTCCAAAGTGGGAGATACAATTCGCGTCTCGGATCCGTCGACCTACCAGGGCTTCGAGATCGTCGGCGAGGTCACCGAGCTGACCGAGACGCACATCAAGCTGAAGGCGAAGGCGTGCTATCAGACCGGCACGATGATCCTCGAAACCACAACGCAGACGAAGAAGCTGGTGGGAACGACGATCGACTGGCCGCGCGCGGTCCAGTTCAAGAAGGGGGACCGGATCCGCATGGCCAACGCGCTCTTCCACCCCGGCGTCGATGTGGTCGGCGAAGTGATCGATGTGGACACCAGCTTCGTCACGCTGTCCATCGACAAGTGCTACAAGGCCAGCACCACGACGAACGACGTGACCGGGGCGAAGCTCATCGGAAAGAAGGTGAAGTGGCGGCGGGACCGGGTGGTGCGCAAGGAGGGCTGATCGTGTCGCTCCTCCTCGGCACCTCCGCTCCAGCCCTCACCAGCAACATGGCCTCTATCCTGCCTATACGCCGGCTGCGCACGTTGAGGCCCAGGTTGGCCAGCAGCCGGGTGCCGCTCTCGAAGGCGTAGTCCGCCGCGAGCCGCGGCTGCACGCCAAACCCCTTCTGGCCCTGAAGCTCCGAGGCGTCCGCCGTGGGCATCACCATTGGCGCCGCGAGCCCCAGCCGCAGGGTGTCGCGTTCTAGAAGTAACACCTTGGGGACGAGCCGGAGGTCACCCAGGCCGCCCTTCCACGACTGCTCCAGGTTGCCGGTGGGCAGCTCGTTGAACTCGCCGCGCTCGATCTTGAGCGGGGCCACGAGGCCCAGCTCGAAGCGCTCCCCCAGGCCGGTGGAGCCGATCAGGTCGAAGCCGAGCTGGTTGCGCACCAGGTGCTGCAGCCGGTCGGCGTTGGCCGGGTTGATGACGACGAGCGGCTCATGGGCGTAGTTGAAGAAGAGTGGAGACGATCTTCCGGAAGCGCGGCGTTTCGATCGCGGGGTGCGCGATCCTTGGTGCATAGGGGTGATCAGGCAAGCGCGGGTCGGATCAGCATCGCTGTCGATGGCTCTTCCTGGTCCCTTGCTCGACCTCCGGACGCCCGATGGGTGTACGTGGCACCAACTTCCGCTCTGCCGCTGGGCTCTTGAACAAGAGAGTACCTCATTCCCTGCTGCGGGCGGCAAGCCGCACTCGTCATGACCATCGGCGGAAGTGACGGCGATCGTTGGAGCGCGGGACTCGTGCCCGCGCTTCGTCGCGATCGACGGGATCGAAATCCCTCGTTATTGGAAGATCGTTTCCAATGAAGGGCTTGTGCGCCGGCCCGGAGTGCGGCTCATGGGCTCCCCGTCAGCGTCCCTCACCTCCCGCTCTGCTCCCGCCCGCTACGCCCAAGAGGGCTCCGGTCCTTCCTATGCTCAACGGCGAGTTGGGAGACCAGGAAATGGGCGACCTGCTCCCCATGCGCGACCTGGCGTTCGAAAAGAAGGGGATCGAACACCCGAGCCGCACCTACGTCCGGTTGAACGGCGCGGGCGAGGTGGAGTGCATCGCCATCGAGGGCCAGGGCGGGGACAAGACGCTCATCTACTTCGAGCACCTGCCCGCCCTGCCGGCGGAGCTCACCTCTTTCGAAAGCCAACCGGGGCAGTGAGTGCGAACGGGAGCTCGAAGAGTGATTCGAGCTCCTCTGGCTCAGTGCAGAACCTTCCTGATGGTCCGGAGCCGTTCCAGTATGGCGCGCTGGGCGGGGAGGATGCTGTTTTGGGAATAACCGGGTTTCGTGCGCTGGAGGCCAGCAGCTTCAAGCGGCCAAGTCGCGAAGCGGCCGCGCAGGAGCAAGATCGCCTACTCCGCGGCACGTGTTCCCGTCAGCAGGACCATCAGCACATGGTCGACCAGTCCAATCAGACGCTCGCGCGGAATTGATGCACCAGCCGGTCCAGCGTAATGAGCCAGCAGCGCGACGACCGTATCGCACAGAACGTCGAGTTCGACCTCCGACAGTGGCGCGTGTCCCGCATCGGCCGCTCGGGTGGCGAGCTTGTCCAGCTCGGCCCGAACGAACGTGCCGAAGCGCTCGGTGAGAGTCCGATAAAGGTCCGGGTGCAACCGCGCCATCTCCATCGTCGCGGTCACAACCTCGGGACTGTCGTCGCAATTGCCGGCTTGCTCCATCAACGCGAGGAGATCGTCGCGCAGTGACGTGCCGGGATAGCGCGGCGTGGTCATCGGATTCAGCGTAGCGACGGCGTCGGTCACAAGATCTGCCTTTGCCGTCCAACGTCGATACAGCGTCGCCTTCGACACCCCCGCACGCGCCGCCACATCAGTCATCGTCAGGCTATGATAGCCCTTTTCGGCGAGCAGCTCGAGCGCTGCGCCGATGATGAGATCGTCGCGGCTTCTGTCCTGCGCGCGCCCCCGTTCCGCCGGCGGAAGGCGACGCTGATGACGGTGAGACAGATCGTTCATGGCAATCATAATAGATTCTTAATTACGAAAATCAACCGTACCGGAACTCTTGCGTTTCGTATCGGGTAGCCCTATCCTTGGGTCAGCACTTCCCCGGCGCCGTGCGCGATATCCCTTAGGAAAGGCTTCCCATGTCGAACCCCGATATTCGCCCAATCCTCGTGGCCGGTGCCACCGGCAAGCAAGGTGGTGCCGTCGTCCGCGCGCTGCTGCAAGCGGGCCGCCCCGTACGCGCCCTGACGCGCGATCCCGCTTCGGCTGCGGGACAGGCGCTCGCGGCGCAGGGAGTGGAGGTCGTGAAGGGCGACTTTACCGATTCCGCCAGCCTCGATGCGGCATTGGCAGGAGTGGAAGGCGTCTTCTCAGTGCAGATGGGATCGCAGCCCAGTGACCCCTATACCGAGATCGTAACCGGCAAGGCATTGGTCGAGGCCGCTAAACGCGCGGACGTCAACGTGATCGTTCACACCTCCGTCGCCCGGGCAGGCGATCACGAGAATTTCGTCGGCTGGGACGAGGGCCGCTGGGAGCCGCTGTACTGGCAGAACAAGGCGGCCGTGAACGACATGGTCAAGACGCAGGGCTTCCGCCACTGGGTGATCCTGAAGCCTGCCCTCATCATGGAGGACTTGGTGCCGCCGATGGTGGATTTCATGTTCGCTTCGCTCCGCGAACACGGTCGGTTCGAGACTGCGATCGAAGCGGACACCGGCCTCGACTGGATCGCCGCGCAGGACATCGGCGCATTCGCGGCGGCCGCCTTCGCCGACCCTGAGCGTTTCCACGGTCATGAGATTGACCTCTCTGCGGAATGCGCCACTTTGGTCGAGGTTGCAGCCAAGATCGCGAAGGGCACCGGAAAGCCGGTTTCGGCCGTCACCTTCTCGGAAGATGAGATGCTCGCGCAAGGCTACCATCCGCTGCACGTCAGGGGCCAGGTATGGGACAATGTCGAGGGCTATAAGGTGGACCTCAATGCCGTTCGTAGCTGGGGTGTGCCGCTGACGTCGCTTGATCAATTCATTAATCAGCACCGCGACAAGTTCGTCATCGGCTGAGCGCTCGCCCGCCGGCGCATCCCGTCGTCTCGACTGACGCCTGGAGGTCGGGTCCGGTTTTCCCATTTCGAGGAGCGAGGTATACCGGCTCTCCCGCACTTTATGTGGAGGGGGGCCGAGGAGGAAGCTGCGCGCATGGCCGTTCTTCCGCTCGCTTTCCGAGGGGAGAGTCACTGGGGCGTAGATGACGACAGACCCAAGACCAGACTTCCCTGATGGATGAGTGTGGTCGGCAGCTCGCCGTGTCTCCCTTTCGCCTTCGAGGGGAACCACACGAAGTGCGGGAGAGCCACGGAACTGGGGCAGACTCACTTCGGCAGCGCCCGCCAGGAGATGCGGGACGTGCTCAAGGTGGAAGTCGTGCCCCACTACCGCGCCCTCGCCGAGGGGCAGCTCGAAGACATGGCTGACGCACCGTAACGACGGCGCAACAGGCGCCGCTTCTCGGGCGTGTCATTGAGGCCGGGTGGCAGCATGCGGGGCGCTCGTGGACGGCCGGCACCAGCGAGTGTTCAGTGTGAAATCCCCCTGGGGGACCGTGAGGCGATGGACTTCGGGCCTGACCGCCTCCCACCTTCCCTCGCGTGGGCTTCTTTCCCACGCGGTTGGGAGTCCTCATGAATCGTCTTTGCTCACCGTCTCGCCTGCTGTCCTCGCTGTTTCTGTTGTCCGGAAGCGCCGCACTGGCCCAGACGCCGGAGCCCCCTCCGGTTGTATCTGGTCCTGCCGTCATGGTCATGGACGTGCGGCCCGGCCCCGAGGGCTCCGAGCCCTCCTTCCTTACCGACGTCGGCGGCCAGCTGATATTCCGCGCCGACGACGGGACGAGCGGGAACGAGCTGTGGAGGAGCGACTACAATGCGTCAGCAATCTACAATGCGTCAGCAATCACGGCCGTCGCAGTCGGGTCCGGCGGAGAGGTGTACATCCGATGGGCCGGATTGCCGAATCCAGGGCCATGTGGAAACAACAATGGGTGGGTGATGATCCCGTCCAACGCCCCTGAGGAGATGAAATCGCTGGCAATTTCCCTGTATTTCAACGGCAATCCAGCTCGCGTCGACACTGCCGGTTGCGTCGGCGCATATGAACGTGTGACGACACTTTACTCTCCGGGTGGTTAATCGAGTCGAGAGTTACAGCTTAGAAAAGCAACCGGCTACCCAAACGAAATTGGAACAACGCAACACGGGCAACATCCGCTGGAAAACGATCACGATGCGGCGAATCGAGCTCAAGATGGGCCGCATCGTGACTTAGATACAGCTGATCCAAGTCAACATGCCATCGGAAATGTTCAGGATTCGATTGTTCTAAATCAAGGTCGCGGTCATGTTGAATTAAATGCGGGCCATAAAGTTCAACGTAAGAGTTCACCGGCTCAAGCAGCCAGAGCAGCCGGAGCGGTCTCGAAGCTCGGGAGTAGCGAGGGAGGCTGGAGGCCGTGGCGGTGCGCCGCCAAGG
This region includes:
- a CDS encoding TetR/AcrR family transcriptional regulator; translated protein: MIAMNDLSHRHQRRLPPAERGRAQDRSRDDLIIGAALELLAEKGYHSLTMTDVAARAGVSKATLYRRWTAKADLVTDAVATLNPMTTPRYPGTSLRDDLLALMEQAGNCDDSPEVVTATMEMARLHPDLYRTLTERFGTFVRAELDKLATRAADAGHAPLSEVELDVLCDTVVALLAHYAGPAGASIPRERLIGLVDHVLMVLLTGTRAAE
- a CDS encoding transporter, whose product is MHQGSRTPRSKRRASGRSSPLFFNYAHEPLVVINPANADRLQHLVRNQLGFDLIGSTGLGERFELGLVAPLKIERGEFNELPTGNLEQSWKGGLGDLRLVPKVLLLERDTLRLGLAAPMVMPTADASELQGQKGFGVQPRLAADYAFESGTRLLANLGLNVRSRRIGRIEAMLLVRAGAEVPRRSDTISPPCAPPGPAATSPSFR
- a CDS encoding NmrA family NAD(P)-binding protein; this translates as MSNPDIRPILVAGATGKQGGAVVRALLQAGRPVRALTRDPASAAGQALAAQGVEVVKGDFTDSASLDAALAGVEGVFSVQMGSQPSDPYTEIVTGKALVEAAKRADVNVIVHTSVARAGDHENFVGWDEGRWEPLYWQNKAAVNDMVKTQGFRHWVILKPALIMEDLVPPMVDFMFASLREHGRFETAIEADTGLDWIAAQDIGAFAAAAFADPERFHGHEIDLSAECATLVEVAAKIAKGTGKPVSAVTFSEDEMLAQGYHPLHVRGQVWDNVEGYKVDLNAVRSWGVPLTSLDQFINQHRDKFVIG